In Carya illinoinensis cultivar Pawnee chromosome 16, C.illinoinensisPawnee_v1, whole genome shotgun sequence, a single window of DNA contains:
- the LOC122299709 gene encoding kunitz trypsin inhibitor 5 produces MIQTVLLQLRARMLLFLFLFALATKTFPGAAEAVPAPVLDKSGNKLIVGVDYHILPVARGTGGGLSLSISRNKSCPLDVVQDEDEVFHGLPVKFFPVEPRKGVRVSTDLNIRFNVYTICVQPTVWKLDSFDDLAKQWFVTSNGVEGNPGRETTSNWFKIEKYDDDYKFVFCPTVCSSCKVLCRDIGIYIVDGKRNLALSDVPLKVMFKKAP; encoded by the coding sequence ATGATACAGACTGTATTGCTGCAGCTGCGCGCGCGCATGCTACTCTTCCTATTTCTCTTCGCTCTCGCAACAAAAACATTTCCTGGTGCTGCCGAGGCTGTGCCGGCTCCAGTGCTCGACAAATCCGGAAATAAGCTGATAGTAGGCGTTGATTATCATATATTGCCAGTTGCCCGCGGGACGGGCGGGGGACTCTCCCTTTCCATCTCCAGGAACAAGTCCTGCCCTCTCGATGTTGTCCAGGATGAGGACGAGGTATTCCACGGTCTCCCCGTGAAGTTTTTCCCAGTGGAACCCAGAAAAGGCGTGCGCGTTTCCACAGACCTGAACATCAGGTTCAATGTTTACACCATTTGTGTTCAGCCGACTGTATGGAAGCTTGACAGTTTCGATGACTTGGCAAAACAGTGGTTTGTGACGAGTAATGGGGTTGAAGGCAACCCGGGTCGTGAAACGACCAGCAACTGGTTTAAGATCGAGAAATACGATGATGATTACAAGTTTGTTTTCTGTCCTACAGTGTGCAGTTCTTGCAAGGTTTTGTGCAGAGATATTGGGATTTATATTGTGGACGGGAAAAGGAATTTGGCTCTGAGTGATGTTCCGTTGAAGGTTATGTTCAAGAAAGCTCCCTAG